A part of Larimichthys crocea isolate SSNF chromosome VII, L_crocea_2.0, whole genome shotgun sequence genomic DNA contains:
- the cldn8.2 gene encoding claudin-8 has product MASYTAYSGYSKPPQSYAGSYYDEKQAQAYADYQDSVYEEKKRIEKKDRKEAICCEVVAIVLGFIGLIGVAAVTGLPMWKVTAFIEENIIVMETRWEGLWMNCYRQANIRMQCKVYDSLLFLPADLQAARGLMCAAVAVTCFALIVSAVGMKCTKVVDHRARTKHVVLVAGGCLFLLACVTTLIPVSWTGHVIIRDFYNPLLIDAQRRELGEALYIGWVTSAFLFTAGVILLCRHAPHTQEPDERIEYNPGNIYQPGYAYQPAYTYQPAYTYQPPYSAPPPGSVAYTPSQY; this is encoded by the coding sequence ATGGCCTCTTACACTGCTTACAGTGGCTACAGCAAGCCACCCCAATCTTATGCAGGATCTTACTACGATGAGAAGCAGGCCCAGGCTTATGCAGATTATCAAGACTCTGtatatgaggaaaaaaagagaattgaGAAGAAGGACCGCAAGGAGGCCATCTGTTGTGAGGTAGTGGCCATCGTCCTTGGTTTCATTGGACTAATCGGAGTGGCAGCTGTGACAGGCCTGCCGATGTGGAAGGTAACAGCCTTTATCGAGGAGAACATAATTGTCATGGAGACCCGCTGGGAGGGTTTGTGGATGAACTGCTACAGACAAGCCAACATCAGGATGCAGTGTAAGGTGTACGATTCTCTCCTGTTTCTTCCCGCGGACCTCCAGGCTGCTAGGGGTCTAATGTGCGCCGCAGTGGCAGTGACATGCTTCGCCCTCATCGTCTCAGCAGTGGGGATGAAGTgtaccaaagtggtggaccacAGGGCGCGCACCAAGCATGTTGTTCTTGTGGCTGGAGGCTGTCTGTTCCTGTTGGCCTGTGTTACTACCCTAATCCCCGTGTCTTGGACTGGCCATGTCATCATCAGGGATTTCTACAACCCTCTTCTGATCGATGCCCAGCGCCGAGAGCTTGGGGAGGCTCTTTACATCGGTTGGGTGACCtcagcttttcttttcactgCCGGAGTGATCCTGCTATGCCGTCATGCTCCTCACACCCAGGAGCCAGATGAGAGGATTGAATACAACCCTGGAAATATCTACCAACCGGGATACGCATACCAACCAGCATACACCTACCAACCAGCATATACCTACCAGCCTCCCTATTCTGCACCCCCGCCAGGATCTGTAGCATACACACCAAGCCAGTACTAG
- the LOC104923283 gene encoding claudin-17 — MRAKLEVLALVLGFIGLIGTITVTALPMWRVSAFIGANLIVMEELWEGLWMNCYRQADIKMQCKVYDSLLILPSELQAARGFMCVSIVLVVISLIITGCGTKKSNCCGDNMRSKNITLAIGGSFFLLSFLTTIIPVSWVGHTIISRFYNPNVVDSQKRELGEALFIGWGTSGILLITGIILLLRYCKRSSKDEEPYSDAYLMAATDIKKEESVHLERKPSSFYKTQEYV; from the coding sequence ATGAGAGCCAAGTTGGAGGTCTTAGCCCTGGTCCTGGGCTTCATCGGCCTGATTGGGACCATAACTGTCACTGCCCTGCCCATGTGGAGGGTCTCTGCTTTCATTGGTGCCAATCTCATCGTCATGGAGGAACTCTGGGAGGGCTTGTGGATGAACTGCTACAGACAGGCTGACATCAAGATGCAGTGCAAAGTGTATGACTCGCTGCTAATTCTCCCATCAGAGCTGCAGGCAGCAAGGGGGTTCATGTGCGTCTCCATAGTCCTGGTTGTCATCTCCCTGATCATCACAGGATGTGGGACCAAGAAGAGCAACTGTTGTGGCGACAATATGAGATCCAAGAACATTACCCTGGCCATAGGAGGtagtttttttctgctttcctttttGACAACAATCATCCCCGTCAGCTGGGTGGGCCATACTATCATCAGCAGATTCTACAACCCAAATGTGGTAGACTCTCAGAAGCGGGAGCTAGGGGAAGCCCTCTTCATTGGCTGGGGCACCTCTGGTATTCTGCTGATCACCGGGATCATACTTCTGTTGCGTTACTGCAAACGTAGCTCAAAGGATGAAGAGCCCTACAGTGACGCCTATCTTATGGCAGCAACAGAcataaagaaagaggagagtgtGCACCTGGAGAGGAAACCATCCAGCTTTTATAAAACTCAAGAGTATGTGTGA
- the tiam1b gene encoding T-lymphoma invasion and metastasis-inducing protein 1 isoform X4 → MNPSECVSSSPSPDSAFPPPATPRQLSDADKLRKVICELVETERTYVKDLNCLIGRYLTPLQKETFLTQDELDVLFGNLPEMVEFQVEFLKTLEDGTRLVPDLEKLEKVDQFKKILFSLGGSFLYYADRFKIYSAFCASHTKVPKVLVKAKTDPDFKAFLDERNPKQQHSSTLESYLIKPIQRVLKYPLLLKELYSLTDPDSEEHYHLDVAMKAMNKVASHINEMQKIHEEFGAVFDQLITEQSGEKKEVADLSMGDLLLHTSVTWINPPASLGKWKKEPQMATFVFKTAVVFVCKDGSKQKKKMGGSHRVSVSSEEKDPFRFRHMIPTDALQVRSLANADGEGSAVCEIVHTKSESEGRPERTFQLCCSSPESRKDFLKTVHSILREKHRRQLLKTESLPLNQQYVPFGGKRLCALKGARPAINRAASAPTRTLGRRKLVRNRFTIDTDIVFDGEPEQDLGSPQEPDSNQLQQSDESDKQQPELAGDTDRWVEEQFDLEEYEDQEEVKETDILSDDDDEFSQTPRTPSAEVDLEAPVMALSLASEETEESESLQSPTVSETPEDLKQSVVMDDNVEQTEKDEIWVRREQSGLSPDCGT, encoded by the exons GATCTCAATTGCCTCATAGGGAGATATTTAACCCCACTGCAGAAAGAGACCTTCCTAACCCAGGATGAG CTGGATGTACTGTTTGGGAACTTGCCAGAAATGGTGGAGTTCCAGGTTGAATTTCTCAAGACTCTGGAAGATGGGACCAGACTGGTTCCAGATCTAGAGAAGCTAGAGAAAGTGGATCAGTTCAAG AAAATCCTCTTCTCCCTGGGAGGCTCTTTCCTGTACTATGCAGACCGTTTTAAGATCTACAGTGCTTTCTGCGCCAGCCACACCAAAGTCCCTAAGGTCCTTGTAAAGG CCAAAACCGATCCGGATTTCAAGGCCTTCCTGGATGAGCGCAACCCCAAGCAGCAGCACTCTTCCACCCTGGAGTCTTACCTGATCAAACCCATTCAGAGGGTGCTGAAGTATCCCCTCCTGCTGAAGGAGCTCTACTCTCTGACAGACCCAGACAGTGAGGAGCATTACCACCTGGATG TTGCCATGAAAGCCATGAACAAAGTTGCCAGCCACATAAATGAGATGCAGAAGATCCATGAGGAGTTCGGAGCAGTGTTCGATCAGCTCATCACTGAGCAGAgcggagagaagaaagag GTTGCTGATCTGTCAATGGGTGACCTGCTACTCCACACCAGTGTGACCTGGATCAACCCTCCTGCCTCCTTAGGAAAATGGAAGAAAGAGCCCCAGATGGCTACATTTG TGTTCAAAACGGCAGTGGTCTTTGTATGCAAGGACGGAtccaagcagaagaaaaaaatg GGCGGCTCCCACCGAGTCTCAGTATCTTCAGAAGAAAAAGACCCTTTCCGATTCCGTCACATGATCCCAACCGATGCCCTTCAAGTCAGGTCCTTGGCCAATGCAG ATGGTGAGGGCTCGGCTGTGTGTGAAATTGTCCATACAAAGTCTGAGTCAGAGGGAAGGCCAGAAAGGACATTTCAGCTGTGCTGTAG CTCTCCGGAGAGCAGAAAAGACTTCCTGAAGACAGTCCATTCCATCTTGAGGGAAAAACACCGCCGGCAGCTCCTAAAAACGGAGAGTTTACCCCTCAACCAGCAGTATGTTCCCTTTGGAGGAAAGCGCCTTTGTGCCCTGAAGGGAGCCCGTCCTGCCATAAATAGAGCAG catctgCCCCAACCAGGACTCTAGGCAGGAGGAAGTTGGTGCGCAACCGTTTCACCATAGACACAGACATTGTTTTTGATGGTGAGCCCGAACAGGACCTTGGTTCCCCACAGGAGCCTGACTCaaatcagctgcagcagagtgaTGAATCAGATAAACAGCAGCCTGAGTTAGCCGGTGACACAGACCGCTGGGTGGAAGAACAGTTCGACCTAGAAGAATACGAAGACCAAGAAGAGGTGAAGGAGACGGACATCCTCAGTGACGACGATGACGAGTTCAGCCAGACACCCAGAACACCATCGGCTGAGGTTGACCTGGAAGCCCCTGTCATGGCTTTGTCCTTGGCGAGTGAGGAAACGGAGGAGAGTGAAAGCCTCCAGTCCCCAACAGTCAGTGAGACACCGGAAGATCTGAAGCAGAGCGTCGTGATGGATGACAACGTGGAACAAACTGAGAAGGATGAGATTTGGGTACGAAGGGAGCAATCTGGTTTGTCTCCAGACTGTGGCACATAA